A stretch of Babylonia areolata isolate BAREFJ2019XMU chromosome 23, ASM4173473v1, whole genome shotgun sequence DNA encodes these proteins:
- the LOC143297841 gene encoding growth arrest-specific protein 2-like: MASVSVGEPRIPTKDLLEKKPAHGAQNQKAAGDVNGLSKIYGEGDTPWEQEEDHISQRISEIQDSALVPVKEDLAEWIMRLTGVAITAESFMEVLDSGIVLCTISKLIEKRAQEMMAQGKLTEALPDYRLKCNNKAKSGTWFARDNVANFLGWCHAYGMTDESKFDSEDLVSHRQEKPVVNCVLELARMAWRYGIEPPNLIRMEREIDKEAKCMDPPPPPPPKQVGPVKAKAVAVKTPEIFDLDKEVRRMAIKCKCQDHVKRISEGVYNIFGKRVFIRLLHGKHLMVRVGGGWNTLEHYLLHHDPVQVYEYRHSASPDKDGDKYLVIKSRYKSSS, encoded by the exons ATGGCCAGTGTGTCTGTGGGCGAACCCCGGATCCCCACAAAGGATCTGCTGGAGAAGAAGCCTGCACATGGAGCCCAGAACCAGAAAGCTGCTGGTGATGTGAACGGGCTGAGTAAGATTTACGGGGAAGGGGACACTCCTTGGGAACAGGAAGAGGATCATATTTCTCAGAGAATCTCCGAAATTCAG GACTCTGCTCTGGTGCCAGTCAAGGAGGACCTTGCTGAATGGATCATGCGCCTCACTGGGGTGGCCATCACGGCAGAGAGCTTCATGGAGGTGTTAGATTCCGGCATTGTGCTGTGCACCATCTCCAAACTCATTGAGAAACGTGCACAGGAGATGATGGCGCAAGGCAAACTCACAGAG GCATTGCCAGACTACAGATTGAAGTGCAACAACAAAGCCAAGTCTGGCACCTGGTTCGCCCGTGATAATGTGGCCAATTTTCTTGGGTGGTGCCACGCTTATGGGATGACGGATGAATCCAAGTTTGACTCAGAAGATTTAG TGTCTCACAGACAGGAGAAGCCAGTGGTCAACTGCGTGCTAGAGCTGGCTCGCATGGCATGGAGATATGGTATCGAGCCTCCCAACCTCattcgcatggagagagagatagacaaggaGGCTAAATGCATggatcctccaccaccaccccctcctaaaCAAGTGGGGCCGGTGAAGGCAAAAGCTGTGGCAGTGAAGACACCAGAGATCTTTGACCTGGACAAAGAG GTCAGACGCATGGCCATCAAATGCAAATGTCAGGACCACGTGAAGAGGATCAGCGAAGGGGTCTACAACATCTTTGGCAAGCGTGTTTTCATTAGA CTGCTGCATGGCAAGCACCTGATGGTCCGTGTTGGGGGAGGCTGGAACACCCTTGAGCACTACCTGCTGCACCATGACCCTGTGCAGGTCTATGAGTACCGCCACTCTGCCAGTCCGGACAAGGACGGTGACAAGTACCTGGTCATCAAGTCCAGATACAAGTCGTCATCGTAA
- the LOC143298033 gene encoding uncharacterized protein LOC143298033: MAELYFWIMEFFENLRQHLLGTTTRKSTWTIRTTDDENTGASRITEHEEEIIRNGQKTRERTSSSEITEIRQHVAHDAHHAPCSGVDREDLKSSGVDREDLKSSREGKEDLKRRAQNDPCCGGAVTGPLSSSLAADGPTPNSAADSAAASWGGGKEGEWEGKGEGGGDLEPSKRLRRSSGSNNSSGGGVGGGGGGERVAAVRMEVQTRYRTRKSKTADAMIRNDAESEKELMDIAQSILDNLAAATGGAQK, encoded by the coding sequence ATGGCTGAATTGTATTTCTGGATAATGGAGTTTTTTGAAAACCTGAGGCAACATCTGCTGGGAACAACCACGAGAAAGAGCACGTGGACGATACGCACCACCGATGATGAGAACACCGGGGCCAGCAGGATAACGGAGCACGAAGAAGAAATCATCAGGAACGGACAGAAGACGCGAGAGAGGACTTCGTCATCAGAGATCACAGAGATCCGCCAACACGTGGCGCATGACGCCCATCACGCGCCGTGCAGTGGGGTGGACAGGGAAGACCTCAAGAGCAGTGGGGTGGACAGGGAAGACCTCAAGAGCAGTAGGGAGGGCAAGGAGGACCTCAAAAGACGTGCTCAGAACGACCCGTGCTGTGGCGGGGCAGTCACAGGTCCCCTGTCGTCATCACTTGCCGCTGACGGCCCAACCCCTAACTCAGCAGCAGACAGCGCGGCGGCAagctggggtggggggaaggagggggaatgggaggggaagggggaggggggaggagacttGGAGCCCAGCAAAAGACTCAGGAggagcagcggcagcaacaatagcagtggtggtggcgtaggaggaggaggaggaggagagagggtggctgCAGTGAGGATGGAGGTACAGACACGCTACCGCACCAGGAAGTCCAAGACCGCCGACGCCATGATCCGAAACGATGCGGAGTCGGAGAAAGAGCTGATGGACATCGCGCAGTCCATCCTGGATAACCTGGCAGCGGCCACTGGCGGCGCCCAGaagtga